The Gemmatimonas sp. genome contains the following window.
GCCCGCTGCACTTATGCAGGTCGTAGGAAAGTACGCCATCGCGCTGCTCAAGAACGCCGGCTTGATGTTCCTCGTGCTCGCCCTCGCCGACTTCGCGTGGCAGAAGTACAGCACCACTGAGTCGTTGAAGATGACGAAGCAGGAAGTGAAGGAAGAAGCGAAGTCGCAGGAAGGCAATCAGGAAGTAAAAGGACGCCGCCGGCAGATCGGTCGCGAGCGCATCCGTCGCCAGATGTTCGCCGAAGTCCCCAAGGCCGATGTCGTCATCGTGAACCCGGTGCACATCGCCATCGCCATCAAGTACGACCCCAACGTCGCTCCCGCGCCGTACGTGGTCGCGATCGGCCAGCGCAAGATCGCCCTGCGCATCAAGGAACTCGCCTTCAAGCACAACGTGCCTGTGATCGAAAACATTCCCCTCGCCCGCGCGCTCATCGTCGTGGCCAAGGTGGGCACCGTCATTCCCGTCGAGATGTATCTGGCCGTCGCCGAAGTGCTCGCCTTCGTGATGCGTCAGCGTGAACGGTTCGGCGCCTCGTGGCGTGGAACGGCCGCCGCATGAGGAACGCCTAAGTGACCAGCGCAGCTCTCCCCATTTCGCTCCCGGTAGAACCCGGCAAGAAGGCGGAAGTCGCCCTCGCCCTCGCGGTCGTGCTCATTCTGGCACTGATCGTGGTGCCCTTGCCACCGCTCATGCTGGACCTGTTTCTCGCCGCCAGCATTGGTTTGTCGCTGGTGGTGTTGCTGGTGTCGTTGTACACCACCGATCCGCTCGACTTCAGCAGCTTTCCCGCGCTGCTGTTGCTACTCACGCTCTTCCGCATCGGCCTCAACGTCTCGTCCACGCGTCTCATTCTCACAGAGGCGCACGCGGGCAAGGTGATCGAAGCGTTCGGCAACTTCGTGATCGGCGGCAACTACGCCGTCGGTATCGTGATCTTCCTGCTCCTGATCGGCATCAACTTCATCGTCATCACGAAGGGTGCCGGCCGTATCGCCGAAGTCGGCGCGCGCTTCGCACTCGACGCGATGCCCGGCAAGCAGATGGCGATCGACGCCGACCTCTCGGCCGGCCTTATCGACGAGAAAGAAGCCCGCACCCGCCGCGACGTGATCTCGCGCACCGCCGACTTCTACGGCGCGATGGACGGCGCCTCGAAGTACGTGAAGGGCGACGCGATCCTCGGCATTCTCGTGGTCGCCGTGAATATCATCGGCGGCATCTTCATTGGCGTGATCCAGAAGGGCATGCCGCTCGAAAAGGCCGCCAGCACCTACACGCTCCTGACGGTCGGCGACGGCCTCGTGTCGCAGGTGCCGGCGCTGATCATCAGCACGGCCGCGGGTCTCATGGTCACCAGCGCCGCCGGGAACGAGCGCATGGGCACCGTGCTCAGCAAGCAGCTCGGCGCGCATCCGCGCGCCATGTGGATGGTGGCCGGTGTGCTGTCATCATTCGCGTTGATTCCCGGCCTGCCGATGTTCCCCTTCCTCGCCTTGGCCGGCGGCGCGGCGTTGCTCGCCAAGATGTCGGAGAAGGCGGTCAAGACGCGCAACGAACTCGCCCAGTTCTCCGCCGCGCCGATCGAAGAAATCGAAGCGCCGGCGCCGAACGATCCCATGCGCGACCTGCTGCAGATCGACCCCATCGAACTCGAAGTTGGCTACTCGCTCATCCCGCTCGTGGACGAAAGCCAGGGTGGCGATCTCCTCGAACGCATCGGACTGCTGCGCAAGCAGGCGGCCCTCGAACTCGGCATTCTGGTGCCGGCCATTCGTATTCGCGACGACATCCGTCTGCCGGCCAACGAGTACGTGATCAAGCTGCGCGGCTCCGAAGTCGCGCGCGGCGAAGTGCTCCCGCGCTTCGTCATGGCGCTCAACACCGGTGGTGTGGTCGAAGAGATCCAGGGCATGGATACCGTCGATCCGTCGTTCGGCATGCCCGCCAAGTGGGTCTCGATGGGGCAGCGTTCCGACGCCGAAGCGCGCGGCTACGTGGTCGTCGAACCGACCACGGTGGTGGCCACGCACCTGCTGGAGACGCTCAAGAACAGCGCGGCCGATCTGCTCGGTCGTCAGGAAGTGCAGGAAATGGTCGAGACGCTCAAGAAGTCGCATCCGGCGCTCGTCGAAGAGATCATCCCGAACAAGGTCTCGCTCAGCGTACTGCATCGTGTGCTGCAGCGGCTCCTCCGCGAGCGGGTACCGATTCGCGATCTCG
Protein-coding sequences here:
- the flhA gene encoding flagellar biosynthesis protein FlhA, which encodes MTSAALPISLPVEPGKKAEVALALAVVLILALIVVPLPPLMLDLFLAASIGLSLVVLLVSLYTTDPLDFSSFPALLLLLTLFRIGLNVSSTRLILTEAHAGKVIEAFGNFVIGGNYAVGIVIFLLLIGINFIVITKGAGRIAEVGARFALDAMPGKQMAIDADLSAGLIDEKEARTRRDVISRTADFYGAMDGASKYVKGDAILGILVVAVNIIGGIFIGVIQKGMPLEKAASTYTLLTVGDGLVSQVPALIISTAAGLMVTSAAGNERMGTVLSKQLGAHPRAMWMVAGVLSSFALIPGLPMFPFLALAGGAALLAKMSEKAVKTRNELAQFSAAPIEEIEAPAPNDPMRDLLQIDPIELEVGYSLIPLVDESQGGDLLERIGLLRKQAALELGILVPAIRIRDDIRLPANEYVIKLRGSEVARGEVLPRFVMALNTGGVVEEIQGMDTVDPSFGMPAKWVSMGQRSDAEARGYVVVEPTTVVATHLLETLKNSAADLLGRQEVQEMVETLKKSHPALVEEIIPNKVSLSVLHRVLQRLLRERVPIRDLVTILEAIGDGADATKDPEALTEVVRKSLTNVIARLFADQSGVVRGITIGGRLESALLGLFSPRSSNVNAPVLTPESLAGLLRDLNQMASTYSVDGRPLPLITPPSLRVGVRRLIEPVLPSLPVVSLAELPAQITLSSVATWEMN
- a CDS encoding EscU/YscU/HrcU family type III secretion system export apparatus switch protein — its product is MSDSDSGEKTEAPSGKKLDDARNKGQIAKSPELTTAAFLLGSTLTMTMAGPPLWQFLLDTMGNTLANAGNLERGGASAIPFLQAIGFRTIVAMVGMMAALAVIAIAVQAMQTGGLLTTETLTPKFSRINPMNNLGRLLGKQSIVELVKALLKLSIVAWAVYSTLADAWPDVQGLALDKSPAALMQVVGKYAIALLKNAGLMFLVLALADFAWQKYSTTESLKMTKQEVKEEAKSQEGNQEVKGRRRQIGRERIRRQMFAEVPKADVVIVNPVHIAIAIKYDPNVAPAPYVVAIGQRKIALRIKELAFKHNVPVIENIPLARALIVVAKVGTVIPVEMYLAVAEVLAFVMRQRERFGASWRGTAAA